A stretch of the Sphingomonas sp. CL5.1 genome encodes the following:
- a CDS encoding glutathione S-transferase family protein has protein sequence MTDLTAFPITRRWPAEHPDRIQLYSLPTPNGVKVSIMLEETGLPYEPHLIDFGNNDQKTPEFTSLNPNGKIPAIIDPNGPHGKPLGLFESGAILLYLADKSGRFIPADPAGRWHTVQWVMFQMGGVGPMLGQLGFFNKFVGKEWEDKRPLQRYVDEAKRLLGVMNGVLEGRNWFLGEDYTIADISMLGWMHNLITFYEARELVEFDRYANVAAWLERGLARPAVQRGLTIPARE, from the coding sequence ATGACTGATCTCACCGCTTTTCCGATCACCCGCCGCTGGCCCGCCGAGCATCCCGATCGCATCCAGCTCTATTCGCTCCCGACGCCCAACGGCGTTAAGGTCTCGATCATGCTGGAGGAGACCGGACTACCCTATGAGCCGCATCTGATCGATTTCGGGAACAACGACCAGAAAACACCTGAATTCACATCGTTAAATCCCAATGGCAAGATACCCGCGATCATCGATCCGAACGGGCCGCACGGCAAGCCGCTGGGCCTGTTCGAGAGCGGTGCGATCCTGCTCTATCTGGCCGACAAATCGGGACGGTTCATCCCAGCCGATCCGGCCGGCCGCTGGCATACGGTGCAATGGGTGATGTTCCAGATGGGCGGAGTCGGCCCGATGCTCGGCCAACTCGGTTTCTTCAACAAATTCGTCGGCAAGGAGTGGGAGGACAAGCGCCCGCTCCAGCGATACGTCGATGAGGCGAAGCGGTTGCTTGGCGTGATGAACGGCGTGCTGGAGGGCAGGAACTGGTTCCTCGGCGAGGATTATACGATCGCCGATATCTCGATGCTTGGCTGGATGCACAATCTCATCACCTTCTACGAGGCGCGCGAATTGGTGGAGTTCGACCGCTATGCCAATGTCGCGGCGTGGCTGGAGCGCGGCCTTGCCCGGCCGGCGGTGCAGCGCGGGCTGACGATCCCCGCGCGGGAGTGA
- the radA gene encoding DNA repair protein RadA, whose product MAKIQKRFVCQSCGSVTSRWQGQCLDCSEWNTLVEEAPAIVTPFQAKHNLQGGGRAIALVGLDAEVALPARLASGIAELDRALGGGFVEGSATLIGGDPGIGKSTLLLQAAARMALAGAHVAYVSGEEAADQVRLRARRLGLGAAPVQLAAATSVRDILTTLGQGRPPALLVIDSIQTMHSDLIEGAPGTVSQVRASAQELIRFAKERGTALVLVGHVTKDGTIAGPRVLEHMVDTVLSFEGERSHQYRILRAIKNRFGGTDEIGVFAMQSEGLAEVSNPSALFLTQREEGVTGTTVFPALEGTRPVLVEIQALVVRLASGATPRRAVVGWDSGRLAMILAVLEARCGLSFSSAEVYLNIAGGYRVQDPAADLAVAAALVSALSERPVPAEAVAFGEIALSGEVRPVAHGALRLKEAGKLGFERALVPAAIAGEKSELRLAGFRTLGQFVDHMLGRG is encoded by the coding sequence ATGGCCAAGATCCAGAAGCGTTTCGTTTGCCAATCCTGCGGGTCGGTCACGTCGCGGTGGCAGGGGCAATGCCTCGATTGCTCGGAATGGAACACGTTGGTCGAGGAGGCGCCAGCGATCGTCACGCCGTTCCAGGCCAAGCACAACCTGCAAGGCGGCGGCCGTGCGATCGCGCTGGTCGGGCTGGACGCGGAGGTTGCGCTGCCCGCGCGGCTGGCCAGCGGCATCGCGGAGCTGGATCGCGCGCTGGGCGGCGGTTTCGTCGAAGGGTCCGCGACGCTGATCGGCGGCGATCCGGGGATCGGTAAGTCGACCTTGCTGCTTCAGGCGGCGGCGCGGATGGCGCTGGCGGGCGCGCATGTCGCCTATGTCTCGGGCGAGGAAGCGGCCGATCAGGTGCGGCTGCGCGCGCGGCGGCTGGGGCTGGGCGCGGCGCCGGTGCAACTCGCCGCCGCCACTTCGGTCCGCGATATCCTGACGACGCTAGGGCAGGGGCGGCCGCCAGCGCTGCTCGTCATCGATTCGATCCAGACGATGCACTCCGACCTGATCGAGGGCGCGCCCGGCACGGTCAGCCAGGTCCGCGCCTCCGCGCAGGAACTGATCCGCTTCGCCAAGGAGCGCGGCACGGCGCTGGTGCTGGTCGGCCATGTCACCAAGGACGGCACGATCGCCGGCCCGCGCGTGCTGGAACATATGGTCGACACGGTGCTGTCGTTCGAGGGCGAGCGCAGCCACCAATATCGCATCCTGCGCGCGATCAAGAACCGTTTCGGCGGCACCGACGAGATCGGCGTGTTCGCGATGCAGTCCGAGGGTCTGGCCGAAGTTTCAAATCCTTCCGCGCTGTTCCTGACACAGCGTGAGGAGGGCGTGACCGGCACCACCGTTTTCCCCGCGCTGGAGGGGACGCGGCCGGTGCTGGTGGAGATACAGGCGCTGGTCGTCCGGCTGGCGAGCGGGGCGACGCCGCGCCGGGCGGTGGTCGGCTGGGATTCCGGGCGGCTGGCGATGATTCTCGCGGTGCTGGAGGCGCGGTGCGGGCTGAGCTTCTCCTCCGCCGAAGTCTATCTCAACATCGCCGGTGGCTATCGCGTGCAGGATCCGGCGGCGGACCTCGCGGTGGCGGCGGCGCTCGTCTCCGCGCTCAGCGAGCGGCCGGTGCCGGCGGAGGCGGTGGCATTCGGCGAGATCGCGCTGTCTGGCGAGGTGCGCCCCGTCGCGCATGGCGCATTGCGGCTCAAGGAGGCGGGCAAGCTTGGCTTCGAGCGCGCGCTGGTGCCCGCCGCGATCGCGGGCGAGAAAAGCGAGCTGCGGCTCGCCGGCTTCCGCACGCTCGGCCAATTCGTTGACCATATGCTGGGGCGCGGGTAG
- a CDS encoding CvpA family protein: MNLNGVDILVLIAVGGSALLGIKRGFVTEVLALFAWVAMVFALKFFHLPLAKVLAGIVGTASGAAVLAFALLAGVTYFLGRMVANAIGARVRSSAVGPIDRALGFGFGALKGLILSSLAFLLVVLVLDTIGGGRTHRPAWLTGARTYQLLNATSAGIADFVDRRRRGEPVFGTYVPSGNADDGA; this comes from the coding sequence ATGAACCTCAACGGCGTTGATATCCTCGTATTGATCGCGGTCGGAGGCAGCGCCCTGCTCGGCATCAAGCGCGGTTTCGTGACAGAGGTGCTGGCACTGTTCGCATGGGTGGCGATGGTCTTCGCGCTGAAATTCTTCCACCTGCCACTGGCGAAGGTGCTGGCCGGGATCGTGGGCACGGCTTCCGGCGCGGCGGTGCTGGCCTTCGCGCTGCTGGCGGGCGTCACCTATTTCCTCGGACGGATGGTCGCCAATGCGATCGGCGCGCGGGTGCGCAGTTCGGCGGTCGGCCCGATCGACCGGGCGCTGGGCTTCGGCTTCGGCGCGCTCAAGGGGCTGATCCTCTCCAGCCTCGCGTTCCTGCTGGTGGTGCTGGTGCTCGACACGATCGGCGGCGGGCGGACGCACCGCCCGGCGTGGCTGACCGGCGCACGCACCTATCAATTGCTCAACGCGACCAGCGCCGGGATCGCCGATTTCGTCGACCGCCGTCGGCGTGGCGAGCCGGTGTTCGGCACCTATGTGCCGTCCGGCAACGCGGACGACGGGGCATGA
- a CDS encoding iron-sulfur cluster assembly scaffold protein, whose amino-acid sequence MNAPLYNERILRLTTEVPDRRLAAPMASSEKRSPVCGSRVTVDVNLDASGRVGEIGMLVSACALGQASSALLAAHVVGRSPGELAAARDALAAWLAGAGAPPDWPGLDVFAPALSHTARHPAIRLAFEAAAEAAARARGTAG is encoded by the coding sequence ATGAACGCGCCGCTCTACAACGAACGCATATTGCGGCTGACCACCGAGGTGCCGGATCGCCGGCTGGCCGCGCCGATGGCGTCGAGCGAGAAACGCTCGCCGGTCTGTGGCAGCCGGGTGACGGTGGACGTGAACCTCGACGCGAGCGGGCGGGTCGGCGAGATCGGGATGCTGGTCAGTGCCTGCGCGCTGGGGCAGGCGTCGTCCGCGTTGCTCGCGGCGCATGTCGTCGGGCGGTCGCCGGGCGAGCTTGCCGCCGCGCGCGACGCGCTGGCCGCCTGGCTGGCGGGAGCCGGCGCGCCGCCCGACTGGCCCGGCCTCGACGTCTTCGCGCCCGCGCTGTCCCACACCGCGCGCCACCCGGCGATCCGCCTCGCGTTCGAGGCGGCGGCGGAGGCGGCCGCGCGGGCGCGAGGCACCGCCGGATGA
- a CDS encoding cation:proton antiporter, with the protein MSDPGATSLLRDGFILLGAGLGFVLLFRRLGLGATLGYLVAGAVVGPQLLGLVGDAESKMGIAELGITLLLFVVGLELNPSRLWRMKRDIFGFGLIQVIACGLAISAIIAVFAHFSLPAALALGLPLALSSTAQVLPMLQSSGRLRTPFGERAFSILLFQDLSIIPLITIITAMSRNPADSVGPPGWLLAIYTVAAITGLMVAGRFVLRPLFRGIGNLGEREMFVFAALFTVIASAALMEALGLSTALGAFVAGVMLADSPYRHELEADVEPFRSILLGLFFLTIGMMLNLHAIAERPLFVVTMALALIATKTLVIFLIALAFRMNWRAALALGVLLSQGGEFGFVLFAQATNAYLVAPEAASLFGAIVTLSMATTPFLMMATRRLREQPARDDEEREGPSADGANALVVGYGRFGQTVGQILLASDIPVTLIDTDIEMIDVAAEFGAKVYYGDGTRLDVLRQAGAAEAELILFCIDGDQIAPDILEGVHEAFPDAAIYVRAYDRRALVKLKGGPAKLVVREVLESAVRMARHALEELGIDKEEIDRAEQMYRARDKERLRLQIEAGGDMRAARADVAQQVPWGNGK; encoded by the coding sequence ATGAGCGATCCCGGCGCCACCTCGCTGCTGCGCGACGGTTTCATCCTGCTCGGCGCGGGGTTGGGCTTCGTCCTGCTGTTCCGCCGGCTCGGACTGGGCGCGACGCTGGGTTATCTGGTCGCGGGCGCGGTGGTCGGCCCGCAATTGCTCGGCCTCGTCGGCGACGCCGAATCGAAGATGGGGATCGCCGAACTTGGCATCACGCTGCTGCTGTTCGTCGTCGGGCTGGAGCTGAACCCGTCGCGCCTGTGGCGGATGAAGCGAGATATCTTCGGCTTCGGGTTGATTCAGGTGATCGCCTGCGGACTGGCGATCAGCGCGATCATCGCGGTGTTCGCGCATTTCTCGCTCCCTGCCGCGCTGGCGCTCGGTCTGCCGCTCGCGCTGTCGTCGACCGCACAGGTGCTGCCGATGCTCCAGTCGTCGGGCCGGCTGCGCACGCCGTTCGGGGAGCGTGCCTTCTCGATCCTGCTGTTCCAGGACCTGTCGATCATCCCGCTCATTACGATCATCACCGCGATGAGCCGTAATCCTGCTGATTCCGTCGGTCCGCCGGGCTGGCTGCTGGCGATCTACACCGTCGCGGCGATCACCGGGTTGATGGTCGCCGGCCGCTTCGTGCTGCGGCCGCTGTTCCGGGGCATCGGCAATCTCGGCGAGCGCGAGATGTTCGTGTTCGCGGCGCTGTTCACCGTTATCGCCAGCGCCGCGCTGATGGAAGCGCTGGGCCTCTCCACCGCGCTCGGCGCGTTCGTCGCGGGCGTGATGCTGGCGGACAGTCCGTACCGGCACGAGCTGGAGGCCGATGTCGAGCCGTTCCGCTCGATCCTGCTCGGCCTGTTCTTCCTGACGATCGGGATGATGCTCAACCTCCACGCGATCGCGGAGCGACCGCTGTTCGTGGTGACGATGGCGCTGGCGCTGATCGCGACCAAGACGCTGGTGATCTTTCTGATCGCATTGGCGTTCCGCATGAACTGGCGGGCGGCGCTCGCGCTCGGTGTCCTGCTGAGCCAGGGCGGCGAGTTCGGCTTCGTGCTGTTCGCGCAGGCGACCAACGCCTATCTCGTCGCGCCGGAGGCGGCGTCGCTGTTCGGCGCGATCGTCACCCTGTCGATGGCGACGACGCCGTTCCTGATGATGGCCACGCGGCGGCTGCGCGAGCAGCCCGCGCGCGACGATGAGGAGCGCGAGGGGCCGAGCGCGGACGGCGCCAACGCGCTGGTGGTGGGATACGGGCGGTTCGGCCAGACGGTCGGCCAGATTCTTCTCGCAAGCGACATTCCCGTCACGCTGATCGACACCGATATCGAGATGATCGACGTCGCCGCCGAATTCGGTGCCAAGGTCTATTATGGCGACGGCACGCGGCTCGACGTGCTGCGACAGGCGGGCGCGGCCGAGGCGGAGCTGATCCTGTTCTGTATCGATGGCGACCAGATCGCCCCCGACATCCTGGAGGGCGTGCACGAGGCTTTCCCCGATGCCGCGATCTACGTGCGCGCCTATGACCGTCGCGCGCTGGTGAAGCTCAAGGGTGGGCCGGCGAAGCTGGTGGTGCGCGAAGTGCTCGAATCCGCCGTGCGGATGGCCCGGCATGCGCTCGAGGAGTTGGGCATCGACAAGGAAGAGATCGACCGCGCGGAGCAGATGTATCGCGCGCGCGACAAGGAACGGCTGCGCCTCCAGATCGAGGCTGGTGGCGACATGCGCGCGGCGCGCGCCGATGTCGCGCAACAGGTGCCATGGGGGAACGGGAAATGA
- a CDS encoding DUF423 domain-containing protein, whose amino-acid sequence MNLLMILAALSGALAVAAGAFGAHGASGAAAEWLKTGAHYQLVHAVAALVALRLEARGPAWLFVAGGALFAATLYLMALGAPRWFGAITPIGGTLLIAGWLWLAWNGLRG is encoded by the coding sequence ATGAATCTGCTGATGATCCTCGCCGCGCTGTCCGGCGCGCTGGCGGTGGCGGCCGGGGCGTTCGGCGCGCATGGCGCTAGCGGCGCGGCGGCGGAGTGGCTCAAGACCGGGGCGCATTATCAGCTCGTCCACGCGGTCGCGGCGCTGGTCGCGCTGCGGCTGGAGGCGCGCGGGCCGGCATGGCTGTTCGTCGCGGGTGGCGCGCTGTTCGCGGCGACGCTCTATCTGATGGCGCTCGGCGCGCCGCGCTGGTTCGGCGCGATCACGCCGATCGGGGGCACCTTGCTGATCGCCGGCTGGCTATGGCTCGCGTGGAACGGGCTTCGAGGGTGA
- the aroB gene encoding 3-dehydroquinate synthase encodes MSVVKIELGARSYPVIIESGLLARAGEHLAPIARGRPIVIVADENVAGHLATLRASLDAAGLRSEAIVLPAGEGSKSWATLEALCDWLLDIGVERGDHVVALGGGVIGDLVGFATAILKRGCGFVQVPTTLLAQVDSSVGGKTGINTRAGKNLIGAFHQPKMVLIDPDVLDTLPARQLRAGYAEVVKYGLIDDVAFFAWCEENGARLLAGDAEARTYAIAHSVAAKARIVGDDEFETSGRRALLNLGHTFGHALEAEAGFSDRLLHGEGVAAGCALAFGFSAARGLCPAEDAARVAAHWRAVGLPDGLDAAGIGAPAARLIEHMRHDKKASAGRIPFLLARGIGQTYLDRDVDLAAVEAFLAA; translated from the coding sequence GTGAGCGTGGTGAAGATTGAACTGGGTGCGCGCAGCTATCCGGTGATCATCGAATCCGGGCTGCTCGCCCGCGCCGGCGAGCATCTCGCACCGATCGCGCGGGGGCGCCCGATCGTGATTGTCGCGGACGAGAATGTCGCGGGCCATCTCGCCACCCTGCGCGCGTCGCTGGACGCGGCCGGCCTGCGCAGCGAAGCGATCGTCCTTCCGGCCGGCGAGGGATCGAAAAGCTGGGCGACCCTGGAGGCGCTGTGCGACTGGCTGCTCGATATCGGCGTCGAGCGCGGCGATCATGTCGTGGCGCTGGGCGGCGGGGTGATCGGCGATCTCGTCGGCTTCGCCACCGCGATCCTGAAACGCGGCTGCGGCTTCGTGCAGGTGCCGACGACATTGCTCGCGCAGGTCGATTCGTCGGTCGGCGGCAAGACCGGGATCAACACCCGTGCCGGCAAGAACCTGATCGGCGCCTTCCACCAGCCGAAGATGGTGCTGATCGATCCCGACGTGCTCGATACGCTCCCCGCGCGCCAGCTTCGCGCCGGCTATGCCGAGGTGGTGAAATATGGCCTGATCGACGATGTGGCCTTCTTCGCCTGGTGCGAGGAGAATGGCGCGCGGCTGCTCGCGGGCGATGCCGAGGCGCGCACCTATGCCATTGCCCATTCGGTCGCCGCCAAGGCGCGGATCGTCGGGGACGACGAGTTCGAGACATCCGGGCGGCGCGCGCTGCTTAACCTCGGCCACACCTTCGGCCATGCGCTCGAGGCGGAGGCGGGCTTCTCCGACCGGCTGCTGCACGGCGAGGGCGTCGCGGCGGGCTGCGCGCTGGCGTTCGGTTTCTCCGCCGCGCGGGGGTTGTGCCCCGCCGAGGATGCCGCGCGAGTCGCGGCGCACTGGCGCGCGGTCGGGTTGCCGGACGGTCTCGACGCGGCCGGTATCGGCGCGCCGGCAGCGCGGTTGATCGAACATATGCGTCACGACAAGAAGGCCAGCGCCGGACGCATCCCCTTCCTGCTCGCGCGGGGGATCGGGCAGACCTATCTCGATCGCGACGTGGATCTTGCCGCGGTCGAGGCATTTCTCGCCGCCTGA
- a CDS encoding shikimate kinase, producing the protein MLQSPAPPQAVWTGQPIVLVGLMGAGKSTVGRRLALRLRLPFVDADTEIEQAAGMTIAEMFAQYGEQYFRDGERRVIARLMDGAPKVIATGGGAFVNQETRALILTEAMAVWLDASIEVLVERVRKRGHRPLLVGKDPAQVLRELAAVRNPLYAQAHVRVPSNNVPHDVTVRAILEAIGK; encoded by the coding sequence ATGTTGCAAAGCCCCGCCCCGCCCCAGGCCGTCTGGACCGGCCAGCCGATCGTGCTGGTGGGGCTGATGGGCGCGGGCAAATCCACCGTCGGGCGAAGGCTGGCGCTGCGGCTCCGCCTGCCCTTCGTCGATGCCGATACGGAAATCGAGCAGGCGGCCGGGATGACCATCGCGGAGATGTTCGCCCAATATGGCGAGCAATATTTCCGCGATGGCGAGCGCCGGGTGATCGCGCGGCTGATGGACGGCGCGCCAAAGGTGATCGCCACGGGCGGCGGCGCCTTCGTCAACCAGGAGACGCGCGCGCTGATCCTGACGGAGGCGATGGCGGTGTGGCTCGACGCCTCGATCGAGGTGCTGGTGGAGCGCGTGCGCAAACGCGGCCACCGCCCGCTGCTGGTCGGCAAGGACCCCGCGCAGGTGCTGCGCGAACTGGCGGCGGTGCGCAATCCGCTCTACGCGCAGGCGCATGTCCGCGTGCCGAGCAACAACGTGCCGCATGACGTTACCGTCCGGGCGATATTGGAGGCGATCGGCAAGTGA
- a CDS encoding tyrosine recombinase: protein MGADRDLIERFLEMMAAQAGAARNTIAAYRSDLLLASEALGGGLADADTAALERLSESWLDLSRSSVARKSAALRRFYAFLADEGLRGDDPGKALPRPGTRRALPRTLSHADIDRLFATIAARLARDPPDPTDRRMEALLELLYGSGLRATELVSLPRNAIQPDRPFLILRGKGGRERLVPVSDRARAAVARWREHVAAERPFLFPSGKGHLSRVRLYQLVRALAGEAGIPPERISPHVLRHAFATHLLEGGADLRALQSMLGHADIATTEIYTHVDSRRLVELVNERHPLVDVAKRAP, encoded by the coding sequence ATGGGCGCCGACCGCGACCTGATCGAACGCTTCCTCGAGATGATGGCGGCGCAGGCGGGCGCGGCGCGCAACACGATCGCCGCCTATCGCAGCGACCTGCTGCTCGCCTCCGAGGCGCTGGGCGGCGGGCTGGCCGACGCGGACACGGCGGCGCTGGAGCGGCTGAGCGAAAGCTGGCTCGACCTTTCGCGATCGAGCGTGGCGCGCAAGTCGGCGGCACTGCGGCGCTTCTACGCCTTTCTGGCCGATGAGGGCCTGCGCGGCGACGATCCGGGCAAGGCATTGCCGCGCCCCGGCACGCGGCGCGCGCTGCCCAGGACGCTCTCCCACGCCGATATCGATAGGCTGTTCGCGACGATCGCCGCGCGGCTGGCGCGCGATCCGCCCGATCCCACCGACCGGCGGATGGAGGCGCTGCTGGAACTGCTCTATGGCTCCGGCCTGCGCGCGACCGAGCTTGTCTCGCTGCCGCGCAACGCGATCCAGCCCGACCGGCCGTTCCTGATCCTGCGCGGCAAGGGCGGGCGGGAGCGGCTGGTGCCGGTATCGGATCGCGCGCGGGCGGCGGTGGCGCGGTGGCGCGAGCATGTCGCGGCGGAGCGGCCGTTCCTGTTCCCCTCCGGCAAGGGGCATCTCTCGCGCGTCAGGCTCTACCAGCTCGTCCGCGCGCTGGCGGGGGAGGCGGGGATACCGCCCGAGCGGATCAGCCCGCACGTCCTGCGCCATGCCTTCGCGACGCATCTGCTGGAGGGCGGGGCGGACCTGCGCGCGCTGCAATCGATGCTCGGCCATGCCGATATCGCGACGACCGAAATCTACACCCATGTCGACAGCAGGCGGCTGGTCGAACTGGTCAACGAACGCCATCCGCTCGTTGACGTGGCGAAGCGCGCGCCCTAG
- a CDS encoding acetyl-CoA carboxylase carboxyltransferase subunit alpha → MPTFLDFEKPIAELQARIDELRETGADGGVDLSAEIARLQAKSDKLLRDTFARLSPWQKTQIARHPERPHFNDYVAGLFSEFVPLAGDRGFADDQAILGGFATFRGRRVMVLGHEKGDDTASRLRHNFGMGKPEGYRKAVRLMELADRFGLPVVTLVDTSGAFPGLQAEERGQAEAIARSTEASLALGVPMVAAVVGEGGSGGAIALAAGNRVLMFEHAVYSVISPEGCASILWRTADKAPEAAEAMKVTAQDLKALGVIDAIVPEPIGGAHRDPAAAIAALGDAIEHSLGELSGMSADALRKDRRAKFLAMGRV, encoded by the coding sequence ATGCCGACTTTCCTCGATTTCGAGAAGCCGATCGCCGAACTTCAGGCGCGGATCGACGAACTGCGTGAGACGGGCGCCGATGGCGGCGTCGATCTCAGCGCGGAGATCGCCAGATTGCAGGCGAAATCCGACAAGTTGCTGCGCGACACCTTCGCCAGACTGTCGCCGTGGCAGAAGACGCAGATCGCCCGCCATCCCGAACGGCCGCATTTCAACGATTATGTCGCGGGGCTGTTCAGCGAGTTCGTGCCGCTGGCCGGCGATCGCGGTTTCGCCGACGATCAGGCGATCCTCGGCGGCTTCGCGACCTTTCGCGGCCGGCGCGTGATGGTGCTGGGGCATGAGAAGGGCGACGACACCGCCTCGCGCCTCCGCCACAATTTCGGGATGGGCAAGCCGGAGGGCTATCGCAAGGCGGTGCGCCTGATGGAACTCGCCGACCGGTTCGGGCTGCCGGTGGTGACGCTGGTGGACACGTCCGGCGCTTTCCCCGGTCTTCAGGCCGAGGAGCGCGGGCAGGCCGAGGCGATCGCCCGCTCGACCGAGGCGAGCCTCGCGCTCGGCGTGCCGATGGTCGCGGCGGTGGTGGGCGAGGGCGGCTCGGGCGGCGCGATCGCGCTGGCCGCCGGCAATCGCGTGCTGATGTTCGAGCACGCCGTCTATTCGGTGATCTCGCCCGAGGGTTGCGCCTCGATCCTGTGGCGCACCGCCGACAAGGCGCCGGAGGCGGCCGAGGCGATGAAGGTGACGGCGCAGGACCTGAAGGCGCTCGGCGTGATCGACGCGATCGTGCCGGAGCCGATCGGCGGCGCGCATCGTGATCCGGCGGCGGCGATCGCCGCGCTCGGCGACGCGATCGAGCATTCGCTGGGCGAGCTTTCCGGCATGTCGGCGGATGCGCTGCGCAAGGATCGCCGCGCGAAGTTCCTCGCGATGGGCCGGGTGTGA
- a CDS encoding alpha/beta hydrolase, giving the protein MPEVIFPGPEGRLEGRFAPAPKPRAPVAMILHPHPNAGGTMNNHIVQQLYKTFQRRGFATLRFNFRGVGKSQGTFDNGIGELSDAASALDWVQSFHPEASTTWIAGFSFGAWIGMQLLMRRPEIRGFISIAPPANLYDFTFLAPCPSSGIIIQGEQDEVATPGATQKLVDKLRTQKHITIHHDVIPRANHFFEHEMDDMMRSVDNYLDMRLAPDSPIR; this is encoded by the coding sequence ATGCCTGAAGTGATCTTCCCCGGCCCCGAGGGCCGTCTGGAGGGGCGTTTCGCCCCCGCCCCCAAGCCCCGCGCGCCGGTCGCGATGATCCTGCATCCGCATCCCAACGCGGGCGGCACGATGAACAACCATATCGTGCAGCAGCTCTACAAGACGTTCCAGCGGCGCGGCTTCGCCACGCTGCGCTTCAACTTCCGTGGCGTCGGCAAGAGCCAGGGGACATTCGACAACGGCATCGGCGAGCTTTCCGACGCCGCCAGCGCGCTCGACTGGGTGCAGAGCTTCCACCCGGAGGCATCGACGACGTGGATCGCCGGCTTCTCGTTCGGCGCGTGGATCGGGATGCAGCTCCTGATGCGGCGGCCGGAGATCCGCGGCTTCATCTCGATCGCGCCGCCGGCCAATCTCTATGATTTCACCTTCCTCGCCCCCTGCCCCTCGTCCGGCATCATTATCCAGGGCGAGCAGGACGAGGTGGCGACGCCCGGCGCGACGCAGAAGCTGGTCGACAAGCTGCGCACGCAGAAGCACATCACGATCCACCATGACGTGATCCCGCGCGCCAACCATTTCTTCGAGCATGAGATGGACGATATGATGAGGTCGGTCGACAATTACCTCGACATGCGCCTCGCGCCGGATTCGCCGATCCGCTGA
- a CDS encoding cysteine desulfurase family protein — MAPRLYLDHAATTPMTAAAIAAVARGQAMWANPSSPHAEGRAARAALEEARAAIAAAYGWRHETLLTSGASESLTLALGRAQVARRIVSAVEHDAAIRAAGVAETAPVDADGVIDLVALARLVEGEPALVCLQWCNSETGVRQPIAAAAEIVHAGGGLLLVDAAQMPASGELADHADLVTLSAHKRGGPPGVGALLVRDLATLRPTGGQERGYRPGTENLPAALGYAAALAEPEPDHAALRARLDDAIRRSGGIVVGEKAARHPAIGSYRLPGLAASAQLIRFDLAGIAVSAGSACASGSLKPSHVLRAMGWGEEETREVIRVSFGRMTGEADVDRFIAAWRDVARQARRLAA; from the coding sequence TTGGCCCCACGTCTCTATCTCGATCACGCCGCGACCACGCCGATGACGGCGGCCGCGATCGCCGCCGTCGCGCGCGGGCAGGCGATGTGGGCGAACCCCTCCTCGCCCCATGCCGAGGGACGCGCCGCGCGCGCCGCGCTGGAGGAAGCGCGCGCCGCGATCGCCGCCGCTTATGGCTGGCGGCACGAGACGTTGCTGACCAGCGGCGCGAGCGAATCGCTGACGCTCGCGCTCGGCCGGGCGCAGGTGGCGCGGCGCATCGTCTCGGCGGTGGAGCATGACGCCGCTATCCGCGCGGCCGGCGTGGCGGAGACGGCACCGGTGGATGCGGACGGCGTGATCGACCTTGTGGCGCTCGCCCGGCTGGTCGAGGGCGAGCCGGCGCTGGTCTGCCTGCAATGGTGCAATAGCGAAACGGGCGTGCGCCAGCCGATCGCGGCGGCGGCTGAGATCGTCCACGCCGGCGGTGGCCTGCTGCTGGTCGATGCGGCGCAGATGCCGGCGTCGGGGGAATTGGCCGATCACGCCGATCTGGTCACGCTCTCCGCCCACAAGCGCGGCGGGCCGCCAGGGGTCGGCGCGCTGCTGGTGCGCGATCTGGCGACGCTGCGGCCGACCGGCGGGCAGGAGCGCGGCTATCGCCCCGGCACCGAGAACCTTCCCGCCGCGCTGGGCTATGCCGCCGCGCTCGCCGAGCCGGAGCCGGATCACGCCGCCCTGCGCGCGCGGCTGGACGATGCGATCCGCCGCTCGGGCGGGATCGTCGTGGGCGAGAAGGCGGCGCGTCACCCCGCGATCGGCAGCTATCGCCTGCCCGGCCTCGCCGCGAGCGCGCAACTGATCCGCTTCGACCTCGCCGGCATCGCCGTTTCCGCCGGCAGCGCCTGCGCGAGCGGCAGCCTGAAGCCGAGCCACGTCCTGCGCGCGATGGGCTGGGGCGAGGAGGAGACGCGCGAGGTGATCCGCGTCAGCTTCGGCCGCATGACGGGCGAGGCGGACGTGGATCGCTTCATCGCCGCGTGGCGCGACGTCGCGCGGCAGGCGCGGCGGCTGGCGGCATGA